Proteins found in one Podarcis muralis chromosome 5, rPodMur119.hap1.1, whole genome shotgun sequence genomic segment:
- the FITM2 gene encoding acyl-coenzyme A diphosphatase FITM2, with the protein MEYMDRSARFLRPYLVRDAARRTMPLGLLGLMLGGCVIKEWAPLPETYMSNKRNLLNMYFVKVAWAWTLCLLLPFIGITTYHVTRSVAVVVRRLSALLVGTAIWYSCTGVFLYIEDLTGSCYKSVAFDVPLKEHPNKLQCLKAGGFWNGFDISGHSFLLSYCALITIEEMAVLHIVNISQNSRMHTVVNGFFLALSFLTMIWLWMFFTTAVYFHDFSQKLFGTLAGLLAWYGTYRYWYLTPLSPGLPPERTSWSSRKSNRSL; encoded by the exons ATGGAGTACATGGACCGTTCGGCGCGCTTCTTGCGCCCTTACCTGGTGCGCGACGCGGCGCGGAGGACGATGCCTTTGGGGCTGCTGGGCCTCATGCTGGGCGGCTGCGTCATCAAGGAGTGGGCGCCGCTGCCGGAGACCTACATGAGCAACAAGCGCAACCTGCTTAACAT GTATTTTGTTAAAGTTGCCTGGGCCTGGACCCTTTGTCTGCTGCTGCCTTTTATCGGCATCACTACCTACCACGTCACCCGGAGTGTTGCGGTGGTGGTTCGACGTCTCAGTGCTTTGCTAGTTGGCACTGCCATTTGGTATTCATGCACCGGGGTGTTCCTGTACATTGAGGACCTGACAGGCAGCTGCTACAAATCTGTGGCCTTTGATGTACCGCTGAAGGAACATcccaacaaactacagtgcctaaAAGCTGGTGGCTTCTGGAATGGCTTTGACATCTCGGGACACTCCTTCCTTCTCTCATACTGTGCCCTGATTACTATAGAGGAGATGGCTGTGTTGCACATTGTGAACATCTCCCAGAACTCCAGAATGCACACTGTGGTAAATGGCTTTTTCCTGGCCTTGAGTTTCTTGACCATGATTTGGTTGTGGATGTTTTTTACCACGGCTGTGTATTtccatgacttctcccaaaagTTATTTGGCACGTTGGCGGGTCTCTTGGCTTGGTATGGAACATACAGGTACTGGTACCTAACTCCTTTGTCTCCTGGACTTCCTCCGGAAAGAACTAGTTGGAGTTCCCGAAAGTCCAACCGTAgcctataa